The Gemmatimonadota bacterium genome has a window encoding:
- a CDS encoding ribonuclease HII, which yields MTIAQIRAHIKSTNRPDEAYLRALEQDPRTGVRALAEQVRKKQKAQARENARLEQMLTIEKKLRERGIRHIAGVDEAGRGPLAGPVVAAAVILPPDTLIPGLNDSKALSEKRRAELFETIHNIALAIGTGKASPGEIDKYNIRNATHHAMCEALAALSISPDRVLIDGNALPGSPFPEQSVIGGDRTSLSIAAASVIAKVTRDRLMIDYHAHYPAYGFADHKGYGSADHLAALQKHGPCPIHRRSFRGVFEARRSEDFKIFAKGIRSAMNLDQLQAIGKTIASASKHIPQDEVQALRMLFRKQRTRLQQSGPKGEQLAEKFLKQKGYSIRARGFRALGGEIDLIAGKNDVLIFVEVKTATTPHFGQPEVRVTPAKQAQIVKVAKAYLTQHPDHAAPRFDVIAVDLIQSRPTIRHYENAFTA from the coding sequence GGACCCTCGCACCGGTGTTCGCGCACTCGCAGAACAGGTGAGAAAAAAGCAAAAAGCACAAGCCCGTGAAAACGCGCGCCTCGAACAAATGCTCACCATAGAAAAAAAACTCAGAGAACGGGGTATCCGGCACATCGCAGGCGTAGATGAAGCCGGGCGAGGCCCCCTCGCGGGTCCGGTTGTCGCCGCCGCAGTTATCCTGCCACCAGATACACTCATCCCCGGCTTGAACGACTCCAAAGCACTATCCGAAAAACGCAGAGCAGAACTTTTTGAAACCATCCACAATATAGCCCTCGCCATTGGCACAGGCAAAGCGTCCCCAGGAGAAATAGACAAATACAACATCCGCAACGCCACCCACCATGCCATGTGCGAGGCACTCGCCGCCCTCAGCATCTCGCCCGACCGCGTGCTCATCGATGGCAATGCCCTCCCGGGCAGTCCATTTCCCGAACAATCGGTTATAGGCGGTGATCGGACATCTCTTTCTATCGCCGCCGCATCTGTCATCGCCAAAGTAACGCGCGATCGCCTGATGATCGATTACCACGCGCACTACCCCGCTTACGGTTTTGCCGACCACAAAGGATATGGCAGCGCCGATCACCTCGCTGCCTTACAAAAACACGGCCCCTGTCCGATCCACCGTCGATCTTTCCGGGGCGTCTTTGAAGCCAGGCGCTCTGAAGACTTCAAAATTTTTGCCAAAGGCATTCGTTCAGCGATGAACCTCGACCAACTTCAAGCCATAGGAAAAACCATTGCCAGTGCCAGCAAACATATCCCACAGGATGAGGTACAGGCCCTGCGCATGCTATTTCGCAAACAACGTACCCGCCTTCAACAATCCGGTCCAAAGGGCGAGCAATTGGCAGAAAAATTTCTAAAACAAAAGGGATATAGCATTCGCGCGCGCGGCTTTCGCGCCCTGGGCGGTGAAATCGACCTTATTGCAGGAAAAAACGACGTTCTGATCTTCGTCGAAGTCAAAACCGCGACCACCCCGCATTTTGGGCAACCAGAAGTCCGGGTAACGCCCGCCAAGCAAGCACAAATCGTCAAAGTCGCCAAAGCCTACCTGACACAACACCCCGACCACGCGGCACCGCGATTTGACGTCATTGCCGTTGACCTGATACAATCGCGCCCTACCATCCGCCACTACGAAAACGCCTTTACAGCTTAG
- a CDS encoding LysM peptidoglycan-binding domain-containing protein — protein MTGLKRFGFFFVCCAVALLVFPQKGIAQMEMTYDEYRMKLTEQEQRLAGLKQALLECQTASNDLSSQISSLDTQISEIKQQVYTLVESNEAGVNEYIQELGRIEGRLMGLRSLAEDALFEVRDEIDQIEARVSELKADKRACFPAAQAKLASIDQLLEQVKARMPRKRIRQYSVVRGDNLWKIAKKDDIYGDPYLWPRIYVENRDKIKHPDLIYPKWVLNVPFGVDINQHLVMSGENLSSIADKVYNDVTKWNRIYQANKTQIFDPSMIFPAQVFDIPAN, from the coding sequence ATGACAGGTTTGAAGCGTTTCGGGTTCTTTTTCGTTTGTTGTGCAGTTGCCCTTTTGGTTTTCCCTCAAAAGGGAATTGCCCAGATGGAAATGACCTATGATGAATACAGGATGAAACTTACAGAACAGGAGCAACGGCTTGCAGGACTCAAACAGGCTCTGCTTGAATGCCAAACTGCATCTAATGACCTTTCGAGCCAGATTTCGAGCCTGGATACCCAGATTAGTGAAATCAAACAGCAAGTCTATACTCTCGTTGAGTCCAATGAAGCAGGGGTCAACGAATACATACAAGAACTCGGCCGAATTGAAGGCCGCCTCATGGGCTTGCGCAGCCTGGCAGAAGATGCCCTTTTTGAAGTTCGAGATGAAATTGATCAAATAGAAGCCCGCGTATCAGAGCTTAAAGCAGACAAAAGAGCCTGTTTTCCAGCAGCACAGGCAAAACTGGCCAGTATTGATCAATTACTCGAGCAGGTCAAAGCGCGTATGCCTCGCAAACGCATTCGGCAATATTCGGTTGTCAGAGGTGATAATCTCTGGAAAATCGCGAAAAAAGACGATATTTACGGCGATCCCTATCTCTGGCCCCGTATCTATGTTGAAAACCGGGATAAAATTAAACATCCCGATCTGATTTATCCCAAGTGGGTTCTCAACGTTCCTTTTGGCGTCGATATTAACCAACACCTCGTGATGAGTGGCGAGAACCTCTCGTCCATTGCTGACAAGGTGTACAATGATGTCACCAAATGGAATCGGATCTACCAGGCCAATAAAACACAGATCTTTGATCCGAGCATGATTTTTCCAGCTCAAGTATTCGATATTCCAGCAAACTGA
- the hisS gene encoding histidine--tRNA ligase: MPQLIPRVKGTRDFYPEDWAYQKWLCEKFIGVGNLFGYREYESTILEYMALYLGKSSEEIVTQQTFTLSDRDDKQLVMRPELTPTLARMVAQKEGELTFPIRWQSYGRFFRYERPQRGRGRSFFQWNIDALGSDSYLSDAEIITIACTLFKHLGLSPQHAAIRINDRQGLENLIAKELVLSPENIRPVLGAIDRIDKMPEEKFRTYLADDLALSAGQIDTLYEILQTADLTFSPWLQRIFEQLDKNDVMEFVKLDLKIVRGFDYYTRTVFEAWAKTSLRRALFGGGRYDNLTRQVGGKRQVPGVGFAVGDMAITELLKEIDIYPQLETPGARVFVTVFSEDLLSQSSSFAEKLRQEGIATELHLIPGQRLDRQFKYADRQNIPFAAVIGPDEASANTLVLKDLKARAQQIFSQNDLCAIKTTLKNGITQA; this comes from the coding sequence ATGCCACAATTAATTCCCAGAGTAAAAGGCACCCGCGATTTTTATCCCGAAGACTGGGCCTACCAGAAGTGGCTCTGCGAGAAATTTATCGGCGTTGGCAATCTCTTCGGATACCGGGAATACGAAAGCACAATCCTCGAATACATGGCCCTCTACCTGGGCAAAAGCAGCGAAGAAATCGTCACACAGCAGACATTCACGCTATCTGACCGGGACGACAAACAACTCGTCATGCGCCCAGAACTCACCCCCACGCTCGCGCGCATGGTCGCCCAGAAAGAAGGCGAACTCACCTTCCCCATTCGCTGGCAATCCTACGGGCGGTTCTTCCGATACGAGCGCCCCCAACGCGGCCGCGGTCGTTCCTTTTTTCAGTGGAACATCGACGCGCTCGGCAGCGATAGCTATCTGTCCGACGCCGAAATAATCACCATAGCCTGCACGCTATTCAAACACCTCGGTCTCAGTCCCCAGCACGCCGCCATCAGAATCAACGACCGACAGGGCCTCGAAAATTTAATCGCCAAAGAACTGGTCCTATCGCCCGAGAACATCAGACCTGTTTTGGGAGCCATTGACCGCATAGACAAAATGCCCGAGGAAAAATTTCGCACCTATCTCGCCGATGATCTGGCTCTCAGTGCAGGTCAAATCGATACCCTCTACGAAATCCTCCAAACAGCAGACCTGACATTTTCCCCCTGGCTCCAACGCATATTTGAGCAACTCGACAAAAATGATGTCATGGAATTTGTAAAACTCGATCTCAAAATCGTGCGCGGTTTTGACTACTATACGCGCACGGTATTTGAAGCATGGGCCAAAACCTCGTTGCGCCGCGCCCTCTTTGGAGGAGGTCGTTACGACAATCTCACGCGCCAGGTAGGCGGCAAACGCCAGGTACCGGGCGTGGGATTTGCAGTCGGCGATATGGCCATCACCGAACTGCTAAAAGAAATAGACATTTATCCCCAACTCGAAACGCCCGGCGCCCGCGTCTTCGTTACGGTATTCTCAGAAGACCTGCTCTCCCAATCGTCTTCTTTTGCCGAAAAACTGCGCCAGGAGGGTATCGCAACAGAACTCCACCTCATTCCGGGACAGCGTCTCGACAGACAATTCAAATATGCAGATCGACAAAATATTCCCTTTGCAGCGGTGATTGGGCCAGATGAAGCATCTGCAAACACCCTCGTACTCAAAGATCTCAAAGCGCGCGCGCAACAAATTTTTTCACAAAACGACCTGTGCGCGATAAAAACAACGCTTAAAAACGGAATTACCCAAGCGTAG
- the aspS gene encoding aspartate--tRNA ligase, with protein MSESLGDWKRTHNCGELRIENVGEEVCLMGWVGKRRDHGGVIFVDLRDRHGITQVVFRPDLESETHAIAEQIRNEFVLAIKGRVEPRPEGMTNPKLPTGAIDIECSDLRLLNEADTPPFAIEPDIDVNEELRLRYRYLDLRRPDMQQALFLRHNAAQETRKYLISQGFLEIETPFLMKSTPEGARDYLVPSRVQRGSFYALPQSPQTYKQLLMIAGYDRYFQIVRCFRDEDLRGDRQPEFTQIDIEMAFVTEADVMQLAEGLTRYLFEHIIGFDIPSPIPQMTYREAIDRFGTDRPDTRFGLEIVDIAKAALASEFRVFRSVIDSGGQVRAINAKGCANYSRKQIDDLTAFAAKHGAKGLAWIKVTDQGLESSIVKFFPDQAQQMLRELLDAQTGDLLLFVADQPAVVANALGNLRLELARQQDLMETGDFSFLWVTQFPLLEFDDVEKRYVACHHPFTSPMEADLDDLETAPGDVRARAYDLVLNGNEIAGGSIRIHHRGIQERVFHMLGISESESREKFGFLLDAFRYGAPPHGGIAFGYDRLIALMAGKAFIRDVIPFPKTNTAASLMDGAPSIVDPAQLRELGLRLL; from the coding sequence ATGTCAGAGTCGCTCGGCGACTGGAAACGCACGCACAACTGCGGCGAATTGCGCATCGAAAATGTGGGCGAAGAAGTCTGCCTGATGGGTTGGGTCGGCAAAAGACGCGATCACGGAGGCGTCATATTTGTCGATTTGCGCGACCGCCACGGCATCACCCAGGTGGTCTTTCGGCCCGATCTCGAATCAGAAACACACGCTATTGCCGAACAGATTCGCAACGAATTTGTCCTTGCGATAAAAGGCAGAGTTGAGCCGCGCCCGGAAGGCATGACAAATCCCAAATTGCCCACCGGTGCCATCGACATCGAATGTTCAGACCTGCGCCTTCTCAACGAAGCAGACACCCCGCCATTTGCCATAGAACCCGACATCGACGTCAACGAAGAACTGCGCCTGCGCTATCGCTACCTCGACCTGCGCCGCCCCGATATGCAACAAGCCCTGTTCCTGAGACATAACGCCGCACAAGAAACGCGCAAATATTTGATTAGCCAGGGCTTTCTCGAAATCGAAACCCCCTTCCTCATGAAAAGCACACCCGAAGGTGCAAGAGATTATCTCGTTCCATCTCGCGTTCAAAGAGGCTCCTTCTATGCCCTGCCCCAATCGCCTCAAACCTACAAACAGTTGCTCATGATCGCCGGTTATGATCGCTACTTTCAAATCGTGCGCTGCTTCCGCGATGAAGACCTGCGGGGTGACCGCCAGCCCGAGTTTACCCAAATTGACATTGAAATGGCATTTGTCACAGAAGCCGATGTCATGCAACTCGCAGAAGGGCTTACGCGGTACCTGTTTGAGCACATCATAGGATTTGATATCCCCTCACCCATACCACAAATGACCTATCGCGAGGCGATTGACCGCTTTGGCACCGATCGCCCGGATACGCGATTTGGCCTCGAAATTGTCGATATTGCAAAAGCTGCTCTCGCTTCTGAATTTCGGGTCTTTAGATCCGTAATTGATTCCGGGGGGCAAGTTCGCGCCATTAATGCCAAAGGATGTGCAAACTACTCGCGCAAACAAATCGATGACCTCACAGCCTTTGCCGCAAAACACGGCGCTAAGGGACTCGCCTGGATTAAAGTGACCGATCAGGGACTCGAATCATCAATTGTCAAGTTCTTCCCCGATCAAGCCCAACAAATGCTCAGAGAATTACTCGACGCACAGACGGGAGATCTGCTTTTATTCGTCGCTGATCAACCCGCAGTTGTTGCAAATGCACTGGGAAATCTGCGCTTAGAACTCGCGCGGCAACAAGATCTTATGGAGACCGGCGACTTTAGTTTTTTATGGGTGACGCAGTTCCCCCTTCTCGAATTTGATGACGTTGAAAAACGCTATGTCGCCTGCCACCATCCCTTCACCTCCCCCATGGAAGCGGATCTCGATGATCTTGAAACAGCCCCGGGTGATGTTCGCGCCAGAGCTTATGATCTCGTTCTCAATGGGAACGAAATCGCTGGCGGAAGTATTCGTATCCACCACAGAGGAATCCAGGAACGCGTATTCCACATGTTGGGGATATCCGAAAGCGAATCGCGGGAAAAATTCGGCTTCTTACTCGATGCCTTTCGATACGGCGCACCTCCCCATGGCGGCATCGCGTTTGGATACGACCGTCTGATCGCCCTCATGGCTGGCAAAGCATTTATCCGCGATGTCATTCCATTTCCGAAAACCAATACAGCGGCATCGCTCATGGATGGGGCACCATCTATAGTAGATCCCGCTCAACTCCGCGAACTCGGTTTGCGATTATTGTAA